From Coffea arabica cultivar ET-39 chromosome 10e, Coffea Arabica ET-39 HiFi, whole genome shotgun sequence, one genomic window encodes:
- the LOC113712051 gene encoding stearoyl-[acyl-carrier-protein] 9-desaturase 6, chloroplastic-like: MQTLGPFHSITANTAAWTPIGTALATTFKQPPVRARAAPPKPAKHFQASRYMPPEKAEIFKSLEHWATQRLLPLIKPVNQCWQPIEFLPDPAKLSADEFSDRVRALQERTAGLPDEYFVVLVGDMITEDALPTYQSWMNTHEGVRDETGASSSPWAVWTRAWTAEEHRHGDLLKTYLYLSGRVDMLMIDRTVQYLIGAGADVGTDRNPYLGFVYTSFQERATFVTHGNTARLAKEGGDPVLALICGTIAADEKRHEIAYARIVEKLLEIDPNGAMLAISEMMKKKITMPAHLMHDGQDPHLFEHFAAVAQRIGVYTADDYANILEFFIGQWNLEKIQGLEGEARRAQDLVCGLPHRIRKFQERADERAKKLQPRGVNFSWIFNKELTL, from the exons ATGCAGACCTTGGGACCCTTCCACAGCATCACCGCCAACACCGCCGCATGGACTCCAATTGGCACCGCCCTCGCCACCACATTCAAGCAACCACCGGTCCGTGCCAGGGCAGCCCCACCAAAACCCGCAAAGCATTTTCAGGCTAGCCGTTACATGCCACCAGAAAAAGCAGAAATCTTCAAGTCACTAGAACATTGGGCCACCCAAAGACTCCTCCCACTCATCAAGCCAGTGAACCAATGCTGGCAACCCATTGAATTCCTCCCGGACCCGGCAAAGCTTTCTGCCGACGAATTCTCCGATCGGGTCCGGGCCCTACAAGAAAGAACAGCTGGACTTCCAGATGAGTATTTTGTGGTGCTGGTTGGTGACATGATCACTGAGGATGCACTACCAACATACCAGTCGTGGATGAATACTCATGAAGGGGTTCGTGATGAGACTGGTGCGAGCTCAAGTCCATGGGCTGTTTGGACTCGGGCATGGACGGCTGAAGAACATAGGCATGGTGATTTGCTCAAGACTTACTTGTACCTCTCTGGTAGAGTTGACATGCTGATGATTGACAGGACTGTGCAATACTTAATCGGTGCTGGAGCG GATGTTGGAACAGACCGTAACCCGTATTTAGGATTTGTATACACATCTTTTCAAGAAAGAGCCACATTCGTGACACACGGCAACACAGCTAGGCTAGCCAAGGAAGGAGGTGATCCGGTGCTTGCGCTCATTTGCGGGACCATTGCCGCCGATGAGAAGCGCCATGAGATTGCCTACGCTAGGATTGTTGAAAAGCTACTGGAAATCGACCCCAATGGGGCCATGCTGGCCATATCagagatgatgaagaagaaaatcaCAATGCCAGCTCATTTGATGCATGATGGGCAGGACCCTCATCTGTTCGAACATTTTGCAGCCGTGGCACAGCGGATTGGAGTTTATACGGCCGATGATTATGCTAACATTCTCGAGTTCTTCATTGGACAGTGGAATTTGGAGAAGATCCAAGGACTGGAGGGTGAGGCGAGGCGTGCACAGGACCTTGTTTGTGGACTACCGCATAGGATTAGGAAGTTTCAAGAACGAGCTGATGAGCGAGCCAAGAAATTGCAGCCCCGAGGGGTGAATTTCAGCTGGATTTTCAACAAGGAGTTGACCCTGTAG